A part of Citrifermentans bremense genomic DNA contains:
- a CDS encoding substrate-binding domain-containing protein → MKKAATTVRLLCGFLLLGTAAAYGEEIKVGGGGASISAIFTPVKAPYEKATGDTLFILQSSPKDGLVDLLKGKVDLATGAVPVDSMIAGAEKDGVKVDKGSLVVQQVGSNRTAVFVHPSNKVSALSKEQLKGLFTGKIVNWKEVGGDDKDVIVVWGKGTPGQNAQFLKEVLDGEPVTKDILDTTNYAKIKESVSATPEAIGIDPFGLADATVKVVESPVLTSPILAITQGKPSARVQKVLDYIKGDGSKYVKK, encoded by the coding sequence ATGAAAAAGGCAGCAACTACGGTTCGTCTTCTTTGCGGTTTTCTATTGCTCGGCACGGCGGCAGCCTATGGCGAGGAGATCAAGGTCGGCGGCGGCGGCGCCTCCATCAGCGCCATCTTTACACCGGTGAAGGCTCCCTACGAGAAGGCCACAGGGGACACGCTCTTCATCCTGCAGTCCTCTCCCAAGGACGGCCTGGTCGACCTGTTGAAAGGGAAGGTGGACTTGGCGACCGGAGCCGTGCCTGTTGATTCCATGATCGCCGGCGCGGAGAAGGATGGGGTTAAAGTGGACAAGGGGAGCCTCGTGGTACAGCAGGTAGGGTCCAACCGCACCGCCGTCTTCGTCCACCCCTCCAATAAGGTCTCCGCCCTCTCGAAGGAACAGCTCAAAGGTCTCTTCACCGGCAAGATCGTGAACTGGAAAGAGGTGGGTGGCGATGACAAGGACGTCATCGTGGTCTGGGGGAAGGGGACGCCGGGGCAGAACGCGCAGTTCCTGAAAGAGGTGCTGGATGGCGAACCGGTGACCAAAGACATCCTCGACACCACCAACTACGCGAAGATCAAGGAGAGCGTATCGGCTACCCCTGAGGCGATCGGCATCGACCCCTTCGGCCTCGCCGATGCCACCGTGAAGGTCGTGGAAAGCCCGGTCCTTACCAGCCCCATCCTGGCCATAACCCAGGGGAAACCTTCCGCGCGGGTGCAGAAGGTGCTGGACTACATCAAGGGCGACGGCAGCAAGTACGTCAAGAAGTAG
- a CDS encoding M15 family metallopeptidase, which produces MRPLCAVFGIFAVAALYLSAGCASPGELPRRIRQDLDAASLGKTQQLLFVDTGSASSTQATLYPLERSLLGWKLALPPVLVNLGRSGVAPPFEKREGDGRTPSGLFPLRQGFGYRGDFQGRIPYQRVDSQDLWVDDVHSPDYNRWVWRGQTRASSYEELLRSDPLYEHALVPGYNEAPVVRDLGSAIFIHVEGERRKETSGCISLPEKKLVQVMQWLDTAQEPQLLVATAPALELATRGIKSQLPDELPPEMARRLEDAPRLLALRRGSGFFAAASMLPPQVRERMVEKGSWRPECPVPMEQLAYLVTSYWGFDGRPHYGELVVHASVSAFVIDSLHHAFNGRFPIERMELVEAFDDDSLSMAANNTSAFNCREVPGRPGVFSKHSYGAAIDVNPLQNPHLEVNREGQQALPRDVSWGGAGEAAAAAADFCRSAASLCRIQPAASAPFLDRRNLRTGMLQTGDPLLSSFGQRGFYWGGAWRLPDYQHLEYDIRKLEGGTEAKASTL; this is translated from the coding sequence ATGAGACCTTTGTGCGCCGTTTTCGGGATTTTTGCAGTCGCCGCCCTTTACCTTTCCGCTGGGTGCGCCAGCCCGGGTGAACTGCCGCGCCGGATCCGGCAGGACCTGGATGCGGCCTCCCTGGGGAAGACTCAGCAACTGCTCTTCGTCGACACCGGCAGCGCCTCTTCAACGCAAGCGACCCTTTACCCGCTGGAGCGGAGCCTTCTGGGATGGAAGCTCGCCTTGCCGCCGGTTCTGGTGAACTTGGGTAGAAGCGGCGTGGCACCCCCTTTCGAGAAGCGCGAGGGAGACGGGCGCACCCCCTCTGGGCTGTTCCCGTTGCGCCAGGGGTTCGGCTACCGAGGTGACTTCCAGGGGAGGATTCCCTATCAGCGCGTTGACAGCCAGGACCTCTGGGTCGATGACGTGCACTCTCCCGATTACAACCGCTGGGTCTGGCGCGGCCAGACCAGGGCCTCCTCCTACGAGGAACTGCTCCGTTCCGACCCCCTTTACGAACACGCGCTGGTGCCGGGGTACAACGAGGCACCGGTGGTGCGGGATCTGGGGAGTGCCATCTTCATCCACGTGGAAGGGGAAAGGAGGAAAGAAACCTCTGGGTGCATCTCGCTGCCGGAAAAGAAGCTGGTTCAGGTGATGCAGTGGCTCGACACGGCTCAGGAGCCGCAACTGCTGGTGGCGACGGCGCCTGCGTTGGAACTGGCAACCCGCGGCATCAAGAGCCAGCTTCCGGACGAGCTTCCCCCGGAGATGGCCCGGCGCCTGGAGGACGCCCCGCGCCTGCTGGCATTGCGCAGGGGGAGCGGTTTCTTTGCCGCCGCGTCAATGCTACCCCCGCAGGTGAGGGAGCGGATGGTTGAAAAGGGGTCCTGGCGCCCGGAGTGCCCGGTACCCATGGAGCAGCTGGCTTACCTGGTCACCTCGTACTGGGGCTTCGACGGCCGACCGCACTACGGCGAACTGGTGGTTCATGCCTCCGTTTCAGCCTTCGTCATCGACTCCCTGCACCACGCTTTCAACGGCCGCTTCCCCATAGAGCGGATGGAGCTGGTGGAGGCATTCGACGACGACTCCCTTTCGATGGCGGCCAACAACACCTCCGCCTTCAACTGCCGCGAGGTCCCCGGACGTCCCGGCGTCTTCTCCAAGCACAGCTACGGCGCCGCCATCGACGTAAACCCCTTGCAGAACCCCCACCTGGAGGTGAACCGGGAGGGGCAACAGGCTTTGCCCCGGGACGTTTCCTGGGGCGGCGCGGGGGAGGCGGCCGCGGCCGCGGCGGATTTTTGCCGGAGTGCCGCGTCTTTGTGCCGGATACAACCAGCCGCTTCGGCTCCCTTCCTGGACCGGCGGAACCTGCGGACGGGCATGCTGCAGACCGGAGACCCGCTTTTATCCAGCTTCGGGCAGCGCGGCTTTTACTGGGGCGGCGCCTGGCGCCTCCCGGACTACCAGCACCTCGAATACGACATCCGCAAGCTGGAAGGGGGAACCGAGGCGAAAGCCTCCACCTTGTAG